One Rhododendron vialii isolate Sample 1 chromosome 2a, ASM3025357v1 genomic region harbors:
- the LOC131315558 gene encoding serine/threonine-protein kinase ATM-like, which translates to MLPLSFLITSFQYEAAWRAGNWDFSLLSMGDSPSRLSQDPTRGHFQEHLYSCLRALQEGYFREFHSTLRDSKQELVLSITHASKESTEYIYSMIIKLQVLISCVSSFSILPDHHLLILVL; encoded by the exons ATGTTGCCACTGAGTTTCTTGATAACGTCTTTCCAGTATGAGGCTGCTTGGCGAGCCGGAAATTGGGATTTCTCTTTGCTGTCCATGGGAGATAGCCCTTCCCGTTTGAGTCAAGACCCTACAAGAGGGCATTTCCAAGAACATTTGTACAG TTGTTTGAGGGCATTGCAAGAGGGGTACTTCAGAGAATTTCACTCCACATTGAGAGATTCAAAACAG GAGCTTGTGTTGTCCATTACTCATGCAAGCAAGGAGAGCACTGAATACATCTATTCAATGATAATTAAGCTTCAGGTTTTAATTTCCTGTGTGTCTTCATTCTCCATTTTGCCGGACCATCACCTTTTGATCCTAGTTTTGTAA